The following proteins are encoded in a genomic region of Candidatus Methylospira mobilis:
- a CDS encoding MG2 domain-containing protein, protein MKKIGIFDEKAQWFRVFKAMATPSKHVTALFILTVLPLFGAADAFAGSPFYLTAEHSFAAGEPPQVRLDYTVTDQPMLVRVLKPKNLESFLDGQLNLSRSYEEPVSELNPGHYFAKGVNAAESPLRLFRGMLDPDFRKSLQGTSFNKAIINVAQKPLVSVPQQILVAPPAGFQTIKESYLDLQNNGVNAHDLGWWFNQDSWSEQNYKVRKITLDPLPDGIYLLQAVQGKTEAQCLIQVSSLAVQVKQSSEQLLVRVITRALQPVSGARVSYRDARERWVMLPATTDAAGELRFNNPDGLLDGKLVVRVDAPGSDSPRTALTSTDFLPAQSKDDAVFVVTDRPIFKPGETFYYKGIVRKMNDGQLSIPSFQSGQADISLIRADGNATGLQGQSKLSEFGSFSGSFDLDEAQTPGLYRLLADIDHKPYGGEFRVRDYVKPSFYLELIEHSPVVTPGQPFKLKFRAKRYSGGAPQNARFEVFLYRKKFEAPQFVDEAGAGLTAGSDYSGSVKSATQLIQPQRVYSSIEERQQADNPGSAWDSAPGLAENGDAGFEFTVPGGDKDKPDQEWIYTLMVRAQDSAGSQAILTDNIYATLSEAQPAVRFNKTIAAVGEQDLKLQIQSSYADGRPAAQAGGVIDVLLEQPGAARQSLVKLSFTTDAQGRQELAIPALNAHGRLSAIATLETLDGRKLHHAADSQPATLIVAGNSGEAVADNQELELYTSSTILSPGEHAKVFALLPKDWGKGESGSIWETVAGTRIFDSRSVQAQGRSRWFEVSAQPEYGTGFYHTVTVPVSGGKYREQTLGFRIVPWDKRLNINILPEKSETEPLKPTRIKLEVKRADGSPAANTELSVSIVDRAVYAVQAEFRPGVFDFFYPLQRINLSTFYSDELQGYGYADLLRKPNFALSALKSQSKLAKKAMRDTAGWFPHVVTDAKGWASVDVNMPANVTEWLVTAIAGDREGRLGETTGGFRTVADVSVDLVGPQFLREGDETDLIVKLISHVAHPVKLAGKLLFTAPLQLISGGTSIQSELKANDEYRWPLRIAAQNRQGKAGLQVELAASEKKIRIGGAEEFEIPLRPAAMEQVYAGVQSRDTLKTEFPSDASVRKVRVQINSGLLGAALQAAEMLVQYPYGCTEQLAHSTIPNLVLMDLLARADVKPDQLGPLAKTLERAQQNAAIGLRKIIRNQKSSGGFSLWPGEADASLPVTLIALKALKFASDLNVEGAAVSYGKGMEWLAQQLGQNADISALTGGFVLAGLADVGELYDRPWQQQADFVKQVAGSATAPASDLIDALRIVKAYEAQDWHSFNQQFKDRFKLKSDLILRLQNSLDQIGTEQPVQPAGNQVALSEQLGFGFGLPSLMSAGMGTLNGLQALPPALELKLKKQLLQTQKNGYWVSTYDTAQVIFNTRDLISREAAALAQDNKAAARKLIAITKDGAQLGSLGRIPGGYLSTFTQIDDDADLSEIRLPGLKPDEVATSTITVDLPYASVDAVTSGLQVERSFRRITGKGSEPLDLTQALKPGDVVVSEVHVKRPADTQCCETASRFVVVEDGIPSLAEGQEADQTYLADAKIQPKEDSYWSSIKETQRYPDRIVRIARIQAGGEFRLYQVWRVARAGRASIAPARAFDMYHEAVRGNSKADEVIGGALN, encoded by the coding sequence ATGAAAAAAATAGGGATTTTCGACGAAAAAGCTCAGTGGTTCCGGGTATTCAAGGCGATGGCGACCCCCAGCAAACACGTAACTGCGCTATTCATACTCACTGTGTTACCGCTTTTTGGGGCGGCCGACGCCTTTGCCGGCAGTCCTTTCTACCTGACAGCCGAGCACAGTTTCGCTGCGGGCGAACCGCCGCAAGTCCGCCTTGATTACACCGTCACCGATCAGCCGATGCTGGTACGCGTGCTGAAGCCGAAAAACCTGGAAAGCTTTCTGGACGGTCAGTTGAACCTGAGCCGCAGTTATGAGGAGCCGGTCAGCGAACTCAATCCGGGACACTACTTTGCCAAGGGCGTTAATGCCGCCGAATCGCCGCTGCGTTTATTTCGCGGCATGCTCGATCCCGATTTCCGTAAATCGTTGCAGGGAACCTCGTTCAACAAGGCTATTATCAATGTTGCGCAAAAACCCCTGGTTTCAGTGCCGCAGCAAATCCTGGTCGCTCCGCCTGCCGGCTTTCAAACCATAAAGGAATCCTATCTGGATTTGCAGAACAATGGCGTTAACGCGCACGATCTGGGCTGGTGGTTCAATCAGGACAGCTGGAGCGAGCAAAACTATAAAGTGCGCAAGATCACCCTCGATCCGTTGCCGGACGGTATCTATCTGCTGCAGGCGGTACAGGGTAAAACCGAGGCGCAATGTCTGATCCAGGTCAGCAGCCTGGCGGTTCAGGTCAAACAATCGAGCGAACAGCTGTTGGTGCGCGTCATCACGCGCGCGTTGCAGCCGGTATCCGGTGCACGCGTCAGTTATCGCGACGCTCGCGAGCGCTGGGTTATGTTGCCGGCAACTACAGATGCCGCGGGCGAGTTACGTTTTAACAACCCCGATGGCTTGCTGGACGGCAAACTGGTGGTGCGCGTCGATGCGCCGGGTTCCGATAGCCCGCGTACCGCGTTGACCAGCACCGACTTTTTGCCCGCGCAAAGCAAGGACGATGCGGTTTTTGTCGTCACCGACCGGCCAATTTTCAAACCGGGCGAAACCTTTTACTACAAGGGCATCGTCCGCAAAATGAACGATGGGCAACTGTCTATTCCGTCATTTCAATCGGGACAGGCCGATATTTCCTTAATCCGCGCAGACGGCAACGCCACCGGTTTGCAGGGGCAGTCGAAGCTCAGCGAATTCGGTTCTTTTTCCGGCAGTTTCGATCTGGACGAAGCGCAAACGCCAGGCCTGTACCGCTTGCTGGCCGATATCGACCACAAGCCGTATGGCGGTGAATTCCGCGTTCGCGATTACGTCAAACCCAGCTTTTATCTGGAACTGATCGAGCATAGCCCCGTCGTAACGCCGGGCCAGCCTTTCAAACTGAAATTCAGGGCCAAGCGTTACAGCGGCGGCGCGCCGCAGAACGCCAGGTTCGAGGTTTTTTTGTACCGTAAAAAATTCGAAGCGCCACAGTTTGTCGACGAGGCCGGCGCCGGGCTGACTGCCGGCAGCGATTATTCCGGCAGCGTCAAATCCGCTACGCAGCTCATCCAGCCGCAGCGTGTGTACAGTTCGATTGAGGAGCGCCAGCAAGCCGATAATCCGGGCAGCGCCTGGGACAGCGCGCCGGGTTTGGCGGAAAACGGCGACGCCGGGTTTGAGTTTACCGTTCCCGGCGGCGATAAGGACAAGCCCGACCAGGAATGGATATATACGCTGATGGTGCGCGCCCAGGATAGCGCGGGAAGCCAGGCGATACTGACCGACAATATTTATGCCACCCTGTCCGAAGCCCAGCCCGCCGTGCGCTTCAATAAAACCATCGCGGCAGTGGGCGAGCAGGACTTGAAGCTGCAAATCCAGTCGAGCTATGCCGATGGCAGACCGGCGGCGCAAGCCGGAGGAGTGATTGATGTATTGCTGGAGCAGCCGGGCGCGGCCAGACAAAGTCTGGTCAAGCTGTCCTTTACCACCGACGCGCAAGGACGGCAGGAACTGGCGATTCCGGCGCTGAACGCTCACGGGCGTTTGAGCGCGATAGCGACACTGGAAACACTGGACGGCAGAAAGCTGCATCATGCTGCTGACTCCCAGCCGGCAACGCTGATTGTTGCGGGCAACAGCGGCGAAGCAGTTGCGGATAACCAGGAACTGGAGCTGTACACATCCAGCACTATACTCAGTCCCGGCGAACACGCCAAAGTATTCGCGCTGTTGCCGAAAGACTGGGGTAAGGGGGAAAGCGGCTCTATTTGGGAAACCGTGGCCGGTACGCGTATTTTCGACAGCCGTAGCGTGCAAGCGCAAGGTCGTAGCCGCTGGTTTGAGGTCAGCGCCCAGCCTGAATACGGCACCGGTTTTTATCATACGGTGACGGTACCGGTTTCAGGCGGAAAATACCGCGAACAAACGCTCGGCTTCCGCATCGTTCCGTGGGACAAGCGGCTGAATATCAACATATTGCCTGAAAAATCCGAAACGGAACCGCTGAAGCCGACGCGGATCAAGCTGGAGGTCAAGCGCGCCGACGGGAGCCCCGCCGCCAACACCGAACTTTCAGTATCCATCGTCGATCGCGCAGTGTATGCGGTACAAGCCGAGTTCCGTCCCGGCGTCTTCGATTTCTTTTATCCGCTGCAACGCATCAATCTTTCGACCTTCTATTCCGACGAGCTGCAAGGCTACGGCTACGCCGATCTGCTGCGCAAGCCCAATTTCGCCCTGAGTGCACTGAAAAGCCAGAGCAAGCTGGCCAAGAAGGCCATGCGCGATACCGCAGGCTGGTTCCCGCACGTTGTCACCGACGCCAAGGGCTGGGCAAGCGTCGATGTCAATATGCCCGCGAATGTGACTGAATGGCTGGTCACCGCGATTGCCGGCGACAGGGAAGGACGGCTGGGCGAAACCACCGGCGGTTTCCGTACCGTGGCCGACGTTTCTGTGGATCTGGTTGGACCGCAGTTCCTGCGTGAAGGCGATGAAACCGATTTAATCGTAAAACTAATCAGCCATGTAGCCCATCCGGTTAAATTGGCCGGAAAATTGCTTTTCACAGCGCCGTTGCAATTGATCAGCGGCGGCACGTCCATTCAATCGGAGCTGAAAGCCAATGATGAATATCGCTGGCCTCTCCGGATTGCCGCCCAGAATCGGCAAGGCAAGGCCGGATTGCAGGTGGAACTGGCCGCTTCCGAGAAAAAGATACGTATCGGCGGTGCGGAAGAGTTCGAAATACCGCTCCGGCCCGCTGCGATGGAACAGGTGTATGCAGGCGTGCAGAGCAGGGATACCCTCAAGACGGAATTTCCATCCGATGCGTCCGTCAGAAAAGTCAGGGTACAAATCAACTCCGGGCTGCTCGGGGCCGCGCTGCAAGCCGCGGAGATGCTGGTTCAATACCCTTACGGCTGCACCGAGCAATTGGCGCACAGCACGATACCGAATCTGGTGTTGATGGATTTGCTGGCCCGCGCCGATGTCAAGCCGGATCAGCTCGGCCCGCTCGCAAAAACGCTGGAACGGGCGCAACAAAACGCAGCAATTGGCTTGCGTAAAATTATACGCAATCAAAAAAGCTCAGGAGGTTTCAGTCTGTGGCCCGGCGAAGCGGACGCCAGCCTGCCGGTCACGTTGATTGCGCTGAAGGCGCTTAAGTTTGCCAGTGATTTGAACGTTGAAGGCGCAGCCGTCTCTTATGGCAAGGGCATGGAGTGGCTCGCACAGCAATTGGGCCAGAACGCCGATATTTCCGCTCTAACCGGCGGTTTTGTGCTGGCGGGGCTGGCCGATGTCGGTGAGCTTTATGACAGGCCCTGGCAGCAGCAGGCCGATTTTGTCAAGCAGGTCGCGGGATCGGCAACCGCGCCGGCCAGCGATCTGATTGATGCGCTGCGCATCGTCAAAGCCTACGAAGCCCAGGACTGGCACAGTTTCAACCAACAGTTCAAGGACAGATTCAAGCTTAAATCGGATTTGATTTTGCGTCTGCAAAACAGTCTGGATCAGATAGGAACTGAGCAGCCGGTCCAGCCGGCAGGCAACCAGGTCGCTTTATCCGAGCAGCTGGGTTTCGGTTTTGGCTTGCCCAGTCTGATGTCCGCCGGGATGGGTACGCTGAACGGTCTTCAGGCTTTGCCGCCGGCGCTGGAATTGAAACTTAAAAAGCAGTTATTGCAAACGCAGAAAAACGGCTATTGGGTTTCGACCTACGATACCGCGCAGGTTATTTTCAACACGCGCGACCTGATCAGCCGGGAAGCGGCCGCGTTGGCGCAGGATAACAAGGCTGCCGCGCGCAAACTGATTGCAATAACGAAGGACGGCGCGCAGCTTGGCTCGCTGGGCCGCATTCCCGGCGGCTATCTTTCCACGTTCACGCAAATCGACGATGACGCGGATTTGAGCGAAATTAGACTGCCGGGACTCAAACCCGATGAAGTGGCGACTTCCACGATAACCGTTGATCTGCCCTATGCATCGGTCGATGCCGTTACGTCGGGCCTGCAGGTCGAACGCTCATTTCGCCGCATCACCGGCAAAGGCAGCGAGCCGCTGGATTTGACGCAAGCGCTCAAACCTGGCGATGTCGTGGTGAGCGAAGTGCATGTCAAACGTCCGGCCGACACGCAATGCTGCGAGACTGCCAGCCGCTTCGTGGTCGTCGAAGACGGCATTCCCTCATTGGCCGAAGGGCAGGAGGCCGATCAGACTTATCTGGCCGACGCAAAAATCCAGCCGAAAGAAGACAGCTACTGGAGCAGTATCAAGGAAACCCAGCGTTACCCGGACCGCATAGTGCGTATCGCCAGAATACAGGCCGGCGGAGAATTTCGTTTGTACCAGGTATGGCGCGTCGCCCGCGCGGGCCGCGCTTCGATAGCGCCAGCGCGGGCTTTCGATATGTATCATGAAGCGGTGAGGGGGAATAGCAAGGCCGATGAAGTCATCGGCGGCGCACTCAATTAA
- a CDS encoding glycine zipper family protein, translating to MTDSLKRIILTAPLILTACATVPSGPTILALPGTGKNFEQFNGDDTVCRHFALLQAQGASPRQAAASSGLTGNDNDIGPVAPRETGNTDTSSAARQNNYDIAYIHCMYAKGHRVPVQGHLIYEDKQEAYAPPPPPVENTQ from the coding sequence ATGACCGATTCACTGAAGCGCATTATCCTGACTGCTCCCTTGATTTTAACGGCCTGCGCTACCGTTCCGTCCGGCCCGACGATACTCGCCTTGCCGGGAACAGGCAAAAATTTCGAACAATTCAATGGCGACGATACCGTGTGCCGACATTTTGCACTGCTACAGGCGCAAGGCGCCTCTCCAAGACAGGCTGCCGCCTCCAGCGGTTTAACCGGCAACGATAACGATATCGGCCCGGTCGCACCCCGGGAAACGGGCAATACCGATACATCAAGCGCAGCGCGCCAGAATAATTACGATATAGCCTACATTCACTGCATGTATGCGAAAGGCCACCGCGTCCCGGTGCAAGGCCACCTAATCTACGAAGACAAGCAGGAAGCGTATGCGCCGCCTCCTCCGCCCGTCGAAAATACACAATAA
- the ygfZ gene encoding CAF17-like 4Fe-4S cluster assembly/insertion protein YgfZ yields MNTAQGCYCRLHHTSLLAFSGEDAGKFLQGQSTCDILALQQGQSTLGAFCSAKGRVIAVFQALRLGDDFFLSVNSTLAERLRQHLSRYILRAKVSISDVSADYTLFGVIGDTPPEVPIAVAGMVMTFSVNAPALNLYAAPIAQTEELLAEFKQQSLRLVDEMLWSSEVLRHGLPDIEEGTTEAFIPQMLNLDLLNGIGFKKGCYTGQEIVARTHYLGQCKRRMFRLTATSIPKPYRAGSTIRHLNGSDDSLGTVVSASVPEQQRQELLAVINLSDINSLPVGLTLEALPYTVEAGKES; encoded by the coding sequence ATGAATACAGCTCAAGGCTGCTATTGCCGATTGCATCACACCAGTCTGCTGGCATTCAGCGGCGAAGACGCCGGTAAATTCCTGCAAGGGCAAAGCACTTGCGACATACTGGCCTTGCAACAGGGACAATCCACGCTCGGAGCTTTTTGCAGCGCTAAAGGACGCGTCATCGCCGTATTTCAGGCTTTACGTCTGGGCGACGATTTTTTTCTGTCCGTGAACAGCACGCTTGCCGAACGTCTGCGCCAACATCTGAGCCGTTATATATTGCGTGCCAAAGTCAGTATCAGCGATGTCAGCGCAGACTATACGCTGTTCGGCGTCATCGGCGATACCCCCCCAGAAGTACCCATAGCCGTCGCCGGCATGGTTATGACTTTTTCGGTTAATGCGCCCGCACTCAACCTATATGCGGCGCCGATAGCGCAGACGGAGGAATTGCTTGCCGAGTTCAAGCAGCAGTCGCTAAGATTGGTTGATGAAATGCTGTGGAGCAGTGAAGTCCTGCGCCACGGACTGCCCGACATAGAAGAAGGCACTACGGAAGCTTTCATTCCGCAAATGCTGAACCTGGATTTGCTGAACGGCATCGGCTTCAAGAAAGGCTGTTATACCGGTCAGGAAATCGTCGCACGCACGCATTACCTCGGGCAATGCAAACGCCGGATGTTCAGACTGACGGCGACGTCCATACCCAAGCCTTACAGGGCCGGCTCCACGATCAGACATCTGAACGGGTCGGACGACAGTCTAGGCACGGTCGTCTCGGCGTCCGTTCCGGAACAACAGAGACAGGAACTGCTGGCGGTCATCAATCTTTCCGATATAAACAGCTTGCCGGTTGGATTGACGCTGGAAGCGCTGCCTTATACAGTAGAAGCTGGGAAAGAAAGCTGA
- the htpX gene encoding protease HtpX yields the protein MMRILLFLLTNAAVLLLISIIFHFLGLGSLLRQNGVSLNLDSLLLMSAVMGMSGSFISLMLSKWMAKRSMGVFVIEQPSNSTEQWLVQTVHNLAGNAGIGMPEVGIFDSPDPNAFATGMSKNNALVAVSTGLLRNMSSDEVEAVLGHEISHVANGDMVTLGLIQGVVNTFVYFFATIAGHVIDRVVFRSNDDKGGYGPAYYITQMVAQIVLSILATMIVMWFSRWREFRADAGGAHLAGRGKMISALQALQRAHDPQELPGEMAAFGINGGGVSRFFMSHPPLEERIAALEQGR from the coding sequence ATCATGAGAATCCTGCTGTTCCTGTTGACCAATGCAGCCGTATTGCTGCTGATCAGTATTATCTTTCATTTCCTCGGCCTGGGTTCGCTGCTGCGCCAGAACGGCGTGTCGCTGAACCTGGACAGCCTGCTCCTGATGTCTGCGGTGATGGGCATGTCGGGCTCCTTTATCTCGCTGATGCTGTCAAAATGGATGGCCAAACGCTCAATGGGCGTTTTCGTGATCGAACAGCCTTCGAACAGCACCGAACAATGGCTGGTACAAACCGTGCATAATCTGGCAGGCAACGCCGGCATAGGCATGCCGGAGGTCGGTATTTTCGACTCTCCCGATCCGAATGCGTTTGCAACCGGCATGAGCAAGAACAATGCGCTGGTCGCCGTCAGCACCGGCCTGCTGCGCAATATGAGCAGCGACGAGGTCGAAGCGGTATTGGGGCATGAAATCAGCCATGTAGCCAACGGCGATATGGTCACACTGGGCTTGATTCAGGGCGTCGTCAACACCTTTGTCTATTTCTTCGCCACCATCGCCGGGCATGTGATCGACCGCGTGGTGTTCCGCTCCAACGACGATAAAGGCGGCTATGGTCCGGCCTATTATATTACGCAAATGGTTGCGCAAATTGTACTCTCGATCCTGGCGACCATGATCGTGATGTGGTTTTCGCGCTGGCGCGAATTCCGCGCCGATGCGGGCGGCGCCCATCTGGCTGGTCGCGGCAAGATGATCTCGGCGCTGCAGGCATTGCAGCGCGCTCACGACCCGCAGGAGCTGCCCGGTGAAATGGCGGCATTCGGCATAAATGGCGGCGGCGTGTCCCGCTTTTTCATGAGCCATCCACCGCTGGAAGAACGTATCGCGGCATTAGAGCAGGGACGCTGA
- a CDS encoding class I SAM-dependent methyltransferase, which produces MNEPQTSLERQFSGQIGAEYEMLKLICPASVDMSRRVGETLASRVNKAGQTQQVMELGCGTGITTLSVLAQNPGLQLRSVDNEPTMLNQAREHLSAWLDKGQLSLEEIDALGALRQCASASLDAIVSAYTLHNFPQDYRALVYPEIFRVLKPGGVFINGDRYALDDTIEHTKLIQQEIEAYFDMLMKMNRADLLEKWIVHLFSDESPDHVMRLQPALDAFNAAGFNPVEHRFHDGINRLLLAHKPLI; this is translated from the coding sequence ATGAATGAACCACAAACTTCCCTGGAGCGTCAGTTCTCAGGACAAATTGGCGCGGAATACGAAATGCTCAAGCTGATCTGTCCTGCATCCGTCGATATGAGCCGTAGAGTAGGGGAGACTCTGGCGAGCAGGGTAAACAAGGCCGGGCAGACGCAGCAGGTTATGGAGCTGGGGTGCGGTACCGGCATTACCACGCTTTCCGTTCTGGCGCAGAATCCGGGCCTACAACTGCGCTCGGTCGACAATGAACCGACCATGTTGAATCAGGCGCGCGAACACTTGAGCGCATGGCTGGATAAGGGGCAATTGAGTCTGGAGGAGATCGATGCTCTGGGCGCATTGCGGCAGTGCGCAAGCGCCAGTCTGGATGCGATCGTTTCCGCCTATACCCTGCACAATTTTCCGCAGGACTATCGCGCGCTGGTTTATCCCGAAATCTTCCGGGTGCTGAAGCCGGGCGGCGTTTTCATTAACGGCGACCGCTACGCGCTGGACGATACGATCGAACATACGAAATTGATACAGCAGGAGATCGAGGCGTATTTCGACATGCTGATGAAAATGAATCGCGCCGACCTGCTGGAAAAATGGATCGTGCATCTGTTCAGCGATGAGTCTCCGGATCATGTCATGCGCTTGCAGCCCGCGCTGGATGCGTTTAACGCTGCCGGATTTAATCCGGTGGAGCATCGTTTTCACGACGGAATCAACCGATTGCTGCTCGCGCATAAACCGCTGATTTGA
- the radA gene encoding DNA repair protein RadA, translating into MSRKDSKSVYRCAECGHVQNKWAGQCQGCGLWNTLMESVELRSTGLRHSGYAGEGGSNGQPVDLASVKAENITRSSSGMEELDRVLGGGLVPGSAVLIGGDPGIGKSTLLLQTLCGLRGQQRPLYITGEESMQQVSLRASRLGLDGQGVQILAETSLENIIQVVQQHRPGLLVVDSIQTVYSGQMQSAPGSVAQVRECAAHLVRLAKQTGTIIFLVGHVTKEGALAGPRVLEHMVDTVLYFEGDPGNRYRIIRAFKNRFGAVNELGVFAMTETGLKEVRNPSAIFLSRYEDDMVGSVVMVMREGSRSMLVEVQALVNESPLAAPRRIAVGMEQNRLAMLLAILHKHGGIGIFNQDVFINMVGGLRLTETAGDLAVALAVLSSYRERPLPKDWCVFGELGLSGEVRPVPNGEERLREAAKHGFRHAVVPLKNAPKGRIDGLELIAVKSLQEALAAV; encoded by the coding sequence ATGAGCCGCAAGGACAGCAAATCGGTATACCGCTGCGCCGAATGCGGTCACGTTCAGAACAAGTGGGCCGGACAGTGCCAGGGCTGTGGACTCTGGAATACGCTGATGGAAAGCGTAGAGCTGCGCTCGACCGGGTTGCGCCATAGCGGCTATGCAGGGGAGGGCGGTAGCAACGGTCAGCCGGTCGATCTGGCTTCGGTCAAGGCGGAAAATATCACGCGCTCGTCCAGCGGCATGGAAGAGCTGGATCGCGTGCTCGGCGGCGGTCTGGTGCCGGGTTCGGCGGTATTGATCGGCGGCGATCCCGGTATCGGCAAGTCTACCCTGTTGCTGCAGACACTGTGCGGTCTGCGCGGGCAGCAGCGCCCGCTGTATATTACCGGCGAAGAGTCGATGCAGCAGGTCAGTCTGCGCGCCAGCCGTCTCGGTCTGGACGGGCAGGGCGTGCAGATTCTGGCCGAAACCAGTCTGGAAAATATTATTCAGGTGGTGCAGCAGCACCGCCCCGGTTTGCTTGTGGTGGATTCGATACAAACCGTCTACAGCGGCCAGATGCAATCGGCTCCCGGTTCGGTGGCGCAGGTGCGCGAATGCGCCGCGCATCTGGTGCGTCTCGCCAAACAAACCGGCACCATCATCTTTCTGGTCGGGCATGTGACCAAGGAGGGCGCTTTGGCGGGGCCGCGCGTGCTGGAGCATATGGTGGACACCGTGCTGTACTTCGAGGGCGATCCCGGCAATCGTTACCGCATTATCCGCGCGTTCAAGAACCGTTTCGGGGCTGTCAACGAACTTGGCGTGTTTGCGATGACCGAAACCGGCCTGAAGGAAGTGCGTAATCCGTCCGCCATCTTTCTGTCGCGCTACGAAGACGATATGGTCGGCAGCGTGGTGATGGTGATGCGCGAAGGCAGCCGTTCGATGCTGGTGGAAGTGCAGGCGCTGGTCAACGAATCGCCGCTGGCCGCGCCGCGCCGCATTGCGGTCGGCATGGAACAGAACCGGCTGGCGATGCTGCTGGCGATACTGCATAAACATGGCGGCATAGGTATTTTCAACCAGGATGTGTTTATCAACATGGTAGGCGGTCTGCGTTTAACGGAAACGGCGGGCGACCTTGCCGTTGCGCTGGCGGTATTGTCCAGCTACCGTGAACGCCCGCTGCCGAAAGACTGGTGTGTGTTCGGCGAGCTGGGCCTGAGCGGCGAAGTCAGGCCGGTGCCGAACGGCGAGGAACGCTTGCGCGAAGCCGCCAAACACGGTTTCCGCCATGCCGTCGTTCCGTTGAAAAACGCGCCCAAGGGCAGGATAGACGGACTGGAATTGATCGCGGTCAAGAGTTTGCAGGAGGCGCTGGCGGCGGTGTAA
- a CDS encoding HlyC/CorC family transporter, which yields MNDIPLSVLFGTLVFLLMVSAFFSGAETALMTLNRYRLLHLVKKGHAGALRAQKLLKRPDRFIGVVLLGNNFANVLISSMTTVITLRLDGGESGLAIAAGIVTLLILIFSEVAPKTLAAMHPDRLAFGSSIIILPLLKLCYPIVWIVNAIANLLLRIIGFNASGETYSALSKEELRTVVAEAGAMIPDRYQNMLLSVLDLESASVEDIMVPRNEIIGIDLDDPLDVIIDQITNSRHTRLPVFRKDIDKVFGVLHLRKALICMGQQRLSKESLIQSLIKPYFVTENMPLHQLLINFRRDEVRIGLVVDEYGDVQGLVTVEDLMREIIGEITTNSLEVRKQSDDSYLVDASVGLRELNRATGWGLPTEGPKTLNGLLTDYLETIPEAGTSIKLFGHQLEITAMDKKAIREVRVYPNKPES from the coding sequence TTGAACGACATCCCGCTAAGCGTGCTCTTCGGCACGCTTGTTTTCCTGCTCATGGTTTCCGCCTTTTTCTCGGGTGCGGAAACCGCGCTGATGACGCTTAATCGCTACCGTCTTTTGCACCTGGTAAAAAAAGGCCATGCAGGTGCGTTACGCGCGCAGAAACTGCTTAAAAGACCCGACCGCTTTATCGGCGTTGTGCTGCTGGGCAACAATTTTGCCAATGTCCTGATCTCTTCAATGACCACGGTGATTACACTGCGTCTCGATGGCGGAGAGAGCGGACTGGCAATAGCGGCGGGCATCGTTACCCTGCTGATTTTGATCTTCTCTGAAGTGGCGCCGAAAACGCTGGCGGCCATGCATCCCGACCGGCTCGCGTTCGGCTCATCCATCATCATCCTGCCGCTGCTGAAACTGTGCTACCCCATCGTATGGATAGTCAACGCCATAGCCAACCTGCTGTTGAGAATCATCGGTTTCAACGCGAGCGGAGAGACCTATAGCGCGCTGAGCAAGGAAGAACTGCGTACCGTGGTTGCCGAAGCCGGAGCAATGATCCCGGATCGCTATCAAAACATGCTGCTCAGCGTACTCGATCTCGAATCGGCCTCGGTTGAGGACATCATGGTGCCGCGCAATGAAATCATCGGCATAGATCTCGACGACCCGCTGGACGTGATCATAGATCAGATCACCAACAGCCGGCACACGCGTCTCCCGGTGTTTCGCAAGGATATCGACAAGGTTTTTGGCGTTCTGCATTTACGCAAGGCCCTGATATGCATGGGACAGCAGCGGCTCAGCAAGGAATCCCTGATCCAATCCCTGATAAAGCCCTATTTTGTAACCGAAAACATGCCGTTACATCAGCTGCTGATCAATTTCAGGCGCGACGAAGTGCGTATCGGGCTGGTCGTGGACGAGTATGGCGATGTGCAGGGCCTGGTGACGGTGGAAGATCTGATGCGGGAAATCATCGGCGAGATTACCACCAACTCGCTGGAAGTGCGCAAACAAAGCGACGATAGTTATCTGGTCGACGCCAGCGTCGGCCTGCGCGAACTGAACCGGGCAACCGGCTGGGGACTACCGACTGAAGGGCCCAAGACTCTGAACGGCTTGCTAACCGATTACCTCGAAACCATACCGGAAGCCGGAACCAGCATCAAGCTGTTCGGTCATCAACTGGAAATTACGGCAATGGACAAAAAAGCCATACGCGAGGTGCGGGTGTATCCGAACAAGCCGGAATCATGA